AGATATGTATCTCAATAAAAAGAAAAGCAAATCCAAACGTCAGCTCTTTGTTATTCAATAACAATGACAACAATGTGCTAACAAATGAACATTAGGAAAGGTCCCATTTATCTTGCTAATGACAATTGATCTATGGAACTCAGTGACAAAATTCCTGTGTATCGGAAGTATGCTCCAAAGCATTTCGACTCACTCTTAGCAGGGAAATGCAAACCGTTGGCCAAAAGAAAACCTAATATAAAGTTCCAAACATGCATACAGAAATGTTCACAACAAAAACTCTAGGGATCGTCTTCACGGCACTTCTTGCACTTGCATCTGAATCCATAGTCTGCCAGCAGTGCTTGTCTCTCTTCAAAAGGAAGGTCTTCATCGATGTATGAAATTGTAACCTAAATATCCACAACAAAAACTGGTCAGACAAACGAATTTTGAATGTAGTGCTTATTTTCTTTTCTGAATACTGCCAGACTGAAAAATAGGCCAAGAAAATTACTTCTTCTCCCTTGGATATGGGTTGAAGCGCGATTATTGTTGCTTGGCCATCTTTATCCTGCATTTGGTTCAGAACAGAATTTGAATTTTGTCATTAAGTTCaaatttaaaggaaaaaaaaatggttttgtaACCCGCAATTTCAATTGTATGTATATTACCTCTTCTCTTTTGAATGCTTTAGCATTAGGACAGCAGGAATGGTTCATACAACTCTGAAAGGGAAAAAATGCTGAACCTGTGAGGAATCCGCAAATCAAAGGTTAGATACGTTTCACGGATATATTTAATTATAGCACTGATGAAGCAAAGAACAGATGCAGTTTCTACGAATGCAAAAAACAGTCAGGCCAAAGTAAAAGGTAGGTTGATCCTTGTTTTTTAGTAGTTTCGAAAGTGAGGGCCTTGTTTGAAAGGGAGAAAAGAAGAGCGAGGAGAGAGTCATGCTCAAGGAAATCCCACATAAATAGTCGACATGTCCTGTTCTCAAGTCTAGAAAACAACAACACACTTGTAGTTGAATGCACTAGGGTTAACACGGTTGTATATTGTTACATTAACGTGCAGCTAATAACGAACATGGATGGCTTTCAATCACGATATTACATTTTTGAGATAAACCACAGAAACATGATGTGGAGTTAGTGTGAACTTCAAATGACCAGATGCTAAAAGTAGTTAAGTAAAATTAATCTAAGAAAGTAGGCCAATTCCCTGTTTGATTGAGATTTCAAAAATAGGCAGGTCGTTTGTACAGGCTAATAAGATTCATATTCACGATCCTCAACAGACTGTTCAAGATACAACAGGTGCAGAAGTAGCAGATCCATTGGTGGCTTCATGTAAATCCAAAAAGGTCTGAAGACCAAGGTTTTCCAACAAGTCTCTCCACACAGGAACCATCCCGTCAGTACAAATCTCCACAAGGTTTGGCTCAGTGACGTCTTCATGGCAATCAACTGCCTGACTGAGGAGTCGTCTAAGGAGATCATTTTGATGCTCAGTCTTTCTTTAAATGCTAGATATTTTCTGAAAAGAGGTCAAGGTGGAACTTGTTTGTGGGTCCTAGAATTCACATTACATATTTTTAACCTATAAGGATTTCATTTTAAACATGCTCAGGTGAAATCATATATGGCAGAGAAAGACTTATTTGCAACCATTAAAAATTCTAGACTTCTAGTTTACCTGTTTATGATATTTTGCTAATATTTACTGGTATCATTATACCTTGTATTGTAGAACCAGCGCCGCGCCCAGCGATGGTCTAGGTGGGCTAAACAGTAGAATGGGCTAAGAACTGAACTTTTAGGGGGgctatttatttttcttcaaaatatactcatgaaaaaaaagaaaattgggtAGGTTTAGAAATTTTGGGGTGGCTGGAGCACGCCAGCCTCCCCTAGTTCCGTCAGCTCCTACTAGTAACGTTCAATATCAGTCGAAGTTGATCCTGAATTAACCAGCATGTCAACATGCCCTAGCTTCCAGGCACTTACAAAACACCTAGGGGTGTTTTACAGAAATCCTACCAGGAAGTCCACAACGTTTTCTCTATCTTTCCTCTGGTTTCCCTCACCTAACTCTCCAAGTCTCTAAACCACCTCATACAAACCTATGTTTAAATTGAGAAGAATAAATACCTTCACAACAAGCTGAATAGTCATCACCAAGAGCATCTAGAAGTGGCCGGGTAGTTCTTTCAGCTTCTTCCTGAAACATAATCTCTAAGTTATCACGAGAACGGaagtgaaatactgaaatatatAGATGTTAATTCAGTAGATGCAGACTAATGATGACAAGGAGGATTTAAATGCTGACCTTTTCCTTATCTGgaagatcatcaacatataagaaaTAATCTTCCACCGGTGATGCTACAACCAAATCGCTGCATTTATGAATCCATGTCAGATTAACGAATGAAAGATAGACCCTCCACATTACTATTTTTATCCAAAGATCAGGAATTCCTGATTCTTAAGTAGAGTATTTCGCTACGCGCAATTTCGATCTGTTACTTGGCTTCCGAGGAAAGCATAATTTTATAGGGGTAGGAACTTACAGATTATTTAGCTCAAACATGCCGATGATCTGACCATAGATTTCAAGCGAGAATACTAGGCAAAGTCAAGGTTGTCCATTAAATACCTCGGATAACCTAGAAAACTCCAATGTTACATATTATATCAGCACTTAAACCTTAAAAGGATACATGGTGCACACTCTTTGTCGAAGATTGCCTTCTTTAGGAGATCCAGCGACTGGGAAAGTCAAACAAACACCAATAACATTTTACAGGAGGAAGGCAATACAAATATTTAatttttggtgaaaatatcaagatcattataTATGAGAAAGGTAGACAGATATAGAATCATGAAGATCAACCAAAAATTGGGCGGATCAGTATACCAGTTGCTGGTATCTTTTCAAATCCTAACATGCTTCACATACAATCAGTAACACTTACGCAAATGATTTGAAGGCATATACCTTGAATGCTAGCTCCTTAATTTCCATTCTAAAGGAAGTTTCATCGCAACTATCAACATCATCTGGCAAAGCAACACACTCCCACCACCTAAAGCAACACCAAAACACAACAGCTTCAATTGGGGCATTACAATGGTTTCAGAAAAGGACTAAGAACAATAAAGAAATGAATCAGACACCCTGAACAGACACGTGTGTGAAGTACTGATTTATTATGCACATGTATATTGCTTATAGTACTTTATACATGTTATCGAGAAATGTGAAAATGGAACATAAATACAActaattattccttcatctaatTATTTGGATTACAAGGAATCTTCCAACCCCGAAAAGACCAAATGTCTCTTGCTATGCCCCATAACTGTTAATATTTCATACTCAGAAAAGATCCTTCACAAGGATCCCTCATCCTACCGGCGCTTTTAAATTAGTGTATATAAAGGCTTCACATAAGATGATCAAAACTGTTGTAATAATGAGGTACATAATAAAGAGAGAGTACTCATACAAACACTAAGAATTACCTTCTCTTGTATCCCATCGATACGGGTTTCCAAAGCCTCCAAAAGCAAAGAGAATTCAGAACTGTCAATTCCATTTTTTCCAGTAAGTCGCTCTCGGCGTTCAGTTTGAGCTGCTTTCAATTTCTTATACCTTGAAATGGTCTGATGAAATTGTCTGAAAGTAGAAACAAAAAGATAAGTTCATACAAGAATAATATTTTACTTATTAATTAGACATATCTATGATGACTAGCATACATGTTTGATAGACATCTAAAGCTATTTACAGTTACCCCATAAAAGAGTTCAAAGGTGAGGTTAAACAGCTTGAAACTGcctcctttggtagctattaagGGCGTAGCTTCACTAATTGAGATTACAATACAGTGTTGACTCAGGAGCTGGAGCATTCATATTAACAAACAGGAGACATGATTTCCATACTTTTGAGAGTACATTGCACACAAACTATGGCACACCTAGATCAATAATAAACCACAATAATGCAATATAACCAATCATACCTTGGCAGCAAGTATGAAAATATCGTTTGTCTCTACAATAAGAAAAGGAGACGGATAAGAAAGAAGGTACATGATGAGAATGATAACTCGGACTTGATGAAAATGCTGCTAATGTGTCTATTAGTACAAACGTATAATGCTGTTGAAATCCTACCATTAGCATGTTCTATGAAGTTTAAGATTGACTCCCGGCTGGCGGATACTGAGTTCTTCCCAGTACATAGTAAAGAATGAAACAATTCCCAATCAGCGTCAGCACAGGATTTGCTACAAAAGAGTGGAAGCCCAACATCACTCTAAGGAACCACAAATATATTATCAGCATTACAGAAAAAAATGGAATAACACACATCTTCACGTACTCTACTCATTTACTTGTAGCGAAGAAAAAACTGcatacagaaaaagaaaaaatgttcTCCAAACCTGCAGTATTGTGCTTCATCACACCCACCAGGACATGGAACGGATGAAGGCAAGTTGAATTGACTCGAGTAAGGCAATTTTATATCACCCTTAAGCAATGATTCTAGAACTTCCTGAGAGAGAGGTATAGCCTCCTTTTGTTGACTATACGAGCATGAACCCTCATTGTGGCTCGTTCTATAGGAATCATCTTCCTCATCGGATGAATCATCTAAACGACACTTTTTTGAAATGTGTGAGTGTGTCTCAGTATCACATTCTTTTCTAACAGATAATCCTAACTGTTGCAAATAGAGTTTCCTACCAATTTGAAGTTCTATTGAACCGATAAAGCGGAAACAGTAACTACATACTAAACAATCAACCTGCAATTTGAAAGAGAgcaaacaatatttacaaactcatATCAAACCGACAAGAAATACACCCAAAGTAATAATAAAAGAGTATAAAACCTTATTTGAACTATGTTGAGCTCCAACAAGCATTTGGTCCTTCAAAACAAGGTCCCCCTCTTTGAATTCTGATTCGGCAAAAACACATTTTCCAAATTCTCCGTCTTGTTTGATTCTGAGACCAAGGCATTGTCTTTCTTCTACAATCTTGTCAAAATAATTCTGTTTCAAGAATGAAAAGTAGAATATCAGAATACAAATTAATTCAGTTCTCATCTAGTATTAGTTGATGAATTTtattaaacttgaaaaacaaaaaattaagaaaattacctGAACATCGTTAGGGGATGGAGGTTTAAGAAGAAGTGATATTTTGTCTGAGAATTCCAAATCAAGAGGGCATATGACATCCATTGAGGATGAACAACAAGCTTCCTTGTTACGGAAGTGACGAGAGAGAGGGAGCTTTAAGAACTGTCAAGTGACGAGAGAGAGGGAGCGGCGCACTGCAAATCTCTATGGCTCGTTCAGCACCCTGGTTTGGTTCCTTTTTAGGGCGTAGATGGGCCAGGGCCGAGTCCAGTTTGGATTATAAGCTCATTATCGTTAGGTACCCGAATTAAGTTAATGGAGCAGAAATGGTCTCTTTCTTGACCCGGATTAAGATTCGGTCTGCTGACCTCGTCATACCTTAAGGTCATCAAACTGGCCATCAAAATCTTTACGTCCAAAGTAGGACTGTAGGAGTAGAATGCACGGTTTATGACGCCGTGATAGAGGGGCTTTGGCGGGATGACCACAGACTTGAATTTTTGTAAGCTGGACGTTGAAATTTTTAGGCATGGAAACAGTGTTTTTCAAACGTATACGACTGGCAAACGTTTATATTAAGTCGAACCCATTAATAATTTAATTAGTTTGCTAATATGCACATCCCGTTTCCTTCCCACCAACCAAACCCCATTTTCAGATTAATACGGGTAGCATATTGACATGGATGCATTATACATTGCCATAACTACTTGTTCAATTTATATAATTAAGTCATTATACAATATTAATTTGCAGTCTAGTTTGTATTGAAACAGCTCATTAAAAACTATCATCGGCATGGATTTTCTTATGGAAGTCATTATTTAGAAAAAAATGACTCAATTCAATGGGAGTCAATTCAATTGAAGAAGATATCTATTTATGtgctcaaaaacaaaataaaacgaaGTAAGAGTTGAATTGGAGAATATATATGTGATGGGTTCCTTCCTGGCTCTCTTACAGCTCGACCAATAAGCCTTGTTAGATTGTTATTTAAGAAGTCTTTTAAATAGGAGAGAGTTCCCTTTTCTTTTGTAGTTGAGGGATATAGTATAGGAGAGAAGGGGGTGTCTTTTTCAATTCTAGCAACTCTGTTTACATCAAAAACCCAAACATCTCACTCCGATCTCTCATTTCTCTTTCCCTTTCTCCAACTGATGGAGGCAATATGAAGCAATATATCCCCCAAccacaacaacaccaacaacaacacaaCCCTGAGCCTTTTCTCTATAtttattcttcatcttcaaaatcaaGCCAATACTATAAAATTGACGAATCTTTGAAACCTAAACAAAACAACCAACTTTCTTTTCAGTCCAGAGTCATTTTCATTTACAACAACCGTTTCAGAATTCTCTCAATATTCATATATTACTTGTAATTTAGCCTGTTTGCTAAGCAAGGTTAGGTAAGAGACAACACAACAATAACTACGACCACCTCACTTCTCTTCCATTTACAGTATCTCTCTAACATTCGTCTTTTTGTAGTTTTCTCTGAGAGCAGAGAGACAGAAAGGAGTGGATTCTTACAGATATACAGAACAAGTTGATATAATTTGGCTCCGTTTTTCCATCCAAGTTTAGTCAAAATGCAGCTTCATATATCCCCGAGTTTGAGACATGTAACTGTATTTACAGGGAAGGGAGTAAGAGATTTCATGAAAGTAAAGGTTGGATCAAGACGGGTTTCGTATCGGATGGTTTTTTACTCGTTATTGCTCTTAACATTTTTACTTCGGTTTATATTCGTCTTAACAGCTATGGATACCATTGATGGGGAGACCAAGTGTTCAACTATGGGTACGTGCATATATATCTTCCCTCTCTGATCACATATATATTATTGCATAACATCAAATCCAAAAAGAATATGTTCTAGTATTGTGTTTCCAACAATCTCATTTTGAGAAGATAAAATCTACAGGATATAAGTACTATCTATCTCATTACAGGGCTGATTACAGCTAGGATTAATCTGTACTTATTACTTTGTTCAAAGTTCAAACCCAAAAATGCTCTTTCTTTTTTAAATCATTGCCTCAAAACACAGTTTAGTATACTTTAATTTGCAAGTGTTTATtattcattaaagtacctaattaaCTTAAGTGCATAAGAATATGTTTCCTTTCCTCTAATCCAtatctttgttttttcttcttttcatttaTCGATAGAACGCGATAAACCGTCTTAGTACATATATATACCCTTTAATTAAATACTCTGATTTAATCCATCAAAGTTATCAAAGATATAGATAATTAGATACTAATTTTTGTTTTTCGTAtttaaaatttacaaaataagaTGGTACTGTACTGGTATATAATATTGCATAATAAGATTTTGCTGATGCTAATCGTTGGATTAATATGATACATTAAATTAGGGACCCATTTGAAAGTGAGCTCCAATCTACCCATCTGTCCCAATTATAATCATTTGAGAAGCTTTGAAATTCCATTCTTTGCCAACCTAATTTACCTAAAACATATTAGTACATGAAAAGTGATGCATCAACCATAGAATTAGACACACACAAAGAGAAAAACACATGTTTCACGAAAAGAAGATGGTATGATTTTTGTGCTTGATTGATTACTTGTTTTTAAATAATAGTGTATTTTGTTCGTTGGACAGGATGCGTGGGGAAAAGATTAGGACCAAGATTTTTCGGAAGACGGATGGATTCAGCGGTAATCTAAAACTTCACTTAAATTTTTTACTTTATTAAAAGTCTTTTGATCATTTTGTAATAGATATGATAATACAGACTAATAATGTGTTTTTTAACAAAAATTAAGGTACCAGAAGAGGTTTATAGGATACTAGAAGAAAACGTTAATCAAGAAAGTATACAAGGACTAGGAAAAGACCAACTAGTTCCACAGACGTTAGAGGACTTTGTTGCAGAAATGAGAACAACCAAGTCTGATTTGAAGACATTTAGTATGCGACTTAAAGCTATGGTGAGTGAGGACGCATAAATTCATTTTGAAAACTCTGTTTCTTGTTTGCATGTCTTGTTTGTTTCCCCTTTACTTCTAATCAAAACATTTTTTGTAAGCTAGTCAATATCTTCTGACATAATGATCATAGCTTCTCAACTGAAATTTTGTTGACAAATGGGGTTCTCTTTTTGTATACTTCCTGATGATTTGGATGTCTAAACTCCTCTTACTTTATGACTTGTCGCGTATCCAGTTAGTTAGCCGACTATTTTGGTTGAGTCGCAATTCAACTCAGATTTACGTAACACATTTTCTTTTGTGATGCGCGAGTCTGATTCAACTATGAGACAAACTAACATTTTTGATCTGTTTTTTTGTCAAGGTCACCTTACTTGAACAAAGGACACGAAGTGCCAAGATCCAAGAATACATATACCGTCATGTTGCATCCAGTAGTATACCAAAACCACTTCACTGTCTTTCCTTGAAATTAGCCAATGAGCACAAAAACAATGCAGGTGCACGACTTCAGCTCCCTGCAGCAGAGTTTGTGCCAAATCTCGTCGACAATTCTTTCTTTCACGTCGTCCTCGCCTCTGATAATGTTCTGGCTGCCTCGGTCGTTGCTGCATCTCTTGTGCGCAATGCATTGCGTCCTGAAAAGGTTGTCCTTCACATGATAACTGATCGGAAGACATATTCAACCATGCACGCCTGGTTCTCTTTGCACCCTTTAGATCCGGCTATCATTGAAGTTAAAGGGATGCACCACTTTGATTGGTTCACAAAAGGAAAAGTTCCAGTACTGGAAGCCATGGAAAAGGACCAGAAGGTTAGGTCACAGTTTAGAGGTGGATCTTCCGCAATTGTCAATGCAAATACCACTGAGAAGCCTTATGTCATTGCGTCCAAGCTTCAAGCTCTTAGTCCCAAGTACAATTCAGCAATGAATCACATTCGTATCTACTTACCTGAGGTAATTATTACTTGAATTAGTCGACTCTACATCGTTCAAGTGTTTGGAATGATCAACTTCTGACTAAAGATTTCGTTGTTTCAGTTGTTTCCTAGCTTAAACAAAATAGTATTTTTGGATGACGACATCGTCATTCAAACTGATCTTTCACCTCTCTGGGATATAAATATGGAAGGAAAAGTGAATGGAGCAGTAAAAACATGTAGAGGAGATGATAAGTTTGTAATGTCTAAAAGATTCAAGAGCTACTTGAACTTCTCGCATCCGATAGTAAAACAAAACTTCGACCCAAATGAATGCGCTTGGGCTTATGGGATGAACATTTTGGACTTGGAAGCATGGAGGAAAACTAACATTAGCGAGACCTACCATTACTGGCTTCAACAGGTAACTCCAAATTTTAATTCCATCACTTTACTTTTGATGCCTTAGTTAGCCGCACTTATATCAAATCTCATAATTTCTTGATATGCTTACAGAATCTGAAGTCCGAGTTGAGTCTATGGCAGTTAGGGACATTGCCCCCTAGTCTTATAGCTTTTCATGGTCATGTTTACACCATTGATCCTTTCTGGCACATGTTAGGACTTGGTTATCAAGAAAACACAACTACAGCTGAAGCCGAAAAGGCTGGTGTAATCCACTTTAATGGTCGAGCGAAGCCTTGGCTCGACATAGCTTTTCCCCAACTTCGAGTATTATGGGCCAAGTATGTTGATTTTTCTGACAAGTTTATTAAGAGCTGCCACATCAGAGCCTCTTAGTTTTAAACTTAATGAAGAAAGAAAGTTCAGATGATATGTGCATAGTATAGTGAACAAAtttcaagaatttgagaagacttGGAAAGAATTGGTGGTTGATTAGGTTTTGAGAGGCTTGAACATTGGAAGAACATAGCACTGACTCTGGTTTCAACTTCTCTAGATGGAACTGCTATTCTTGTTACTTTTCGTTCTTTCGTTTTTCCTTTTACCTCATCGAAGTtgggaatttttttattttttgaattttattcTTTTGAGCCAGCTCCTTGTATTTATAAATTTAAAAGGTAGAGtttaatggaaaattttataatacTATCTGAAGGGCCGTCTCATAGTATTGGAGGCTCTAGAATGACTCAAAATATGGGCCCTTTAATATTGGACATTTTCAAATGTTTTAGAAATGTGAAAATTATTGTAAACTCCATGGACAACTGATTGTCTAGTCACCAGTCAAACATAAAATCATATAATGATGTATCCATGAAAAAACCCAGTCTACTCGGCATCTTTCCTACATTTAGAATTTAAAAATCATATATTCACTTGTCCAAAACAGAAAAGTCTCGTGCATCACAGTTGCTCCGGTATCATAGCACACTGTAAGCATAAGAAAACCAGAGGCGCTCGTTGTTTACGTGTCATACATATGATCTCAGATCAACAATGATAATCTAAATCTACACGAAGTCGCTATAAGCCTATATATCAGTATTGGTTGCGGCCGTTCATATCAAGTTACATGTGTCCTATTAATTCGCATTTATAAGCTCATTACATACTTGTCCTTTTCGAGCACATTCCTTCCTAATCTGTCCTAAAATGTTTTCGTACGGGAAAGGGAAATAGAGCGAGTAAAAGGGAAGACACCTGATTCTACTATGTAAACGATAAATTTAGAAGTGGGTTAACACTACCTTTGTTACTCTTACATTGGAAAAAGGGTTTTTAGTCTAGGCCAAGGATATGATGTGGTCCCCTCTTAGTTTTATGACACCTGTTACAACTAAAAACCCGTCCCTCCAAATTCCCGTCAACAtttcacttttt
This is a stretch of genomic DNA from Papaver somniferum cultivar HN1 chromosome 1, ASM357369v1, whole genome shotgun sequence. It encodes these proteins:
- the LOC113304067 gene encoding probable galacturonosyltransferase 12; translation: MQLHISPSLRHVTVFTGKGVRDFMKVKVGSRRVSYRMVFYSLLLLTFLLRFIFVLTAMDTIDGETKCSTMGCVGKRLGPRFFGRRMDSAVPEEVYRILEENVNQESIQGLGKDQLVPQTLEDFVAEMRTTKSDLKTFSMRLKAMVTLLEQRTRSAKIQEYIYRHVASSSIPKPLHCLSLKLANEHKNNAGARLQLPAAEFVPNLVDNSFFHVVLASDNVLAASVVAASLVRNALRPEKVVLHMITDRKTYSTMHAWFSLHPLDPAIIEVKGMHHFDWFTKGKVPVLEAMEKDQKVRSQFRGGSSAIVNANTTEKPYVIASKLQALSPKYNSAMNHIRIYLPELFPSLNKIVFLDDDIVIQTDLSPLWDINMEGKVNGAVKTCRGDDKFVMSKRFKSYLNFSHPIVKQNFDPNECAWAYGMNILDLEAWRKTNISETYHYWLQQNLKSELSLWQLGTLPPSLIAFHGHVYTIDPFWHMLGLGYQENTTTAEAEKAGVIHFNGRAKPWLDIAFPQLRVLWAKYVDFSDKFIKSCHIRAS